The following are encoded in a window of Microbacterium sp. LWO13-1.2 genomic DNA:
- the tal gene encoding transaldolase, with protein MSTPTADLAAAGVSIWLDDLSRTRIASGNLADLIASRNVVGVTTNPTIFANAITDKNDTSYDAQVTELAASGATAEEAVFAATTQDVAAALDVFRPVWEASGHVDGRVSIEVSPDLAHDTAGTVAQAKELWAKVDRPNLLVKIPATKAGLPAIADAIGAGISVNVTLIFSLERYAAVIDAYLTGLETAKAAGIDLSTIHSVASFFVSRVDTETDKRLTAIGSDAALALKNKAGLANARLAYELYEQTFAGDRAQALLDAGANPQRPLWASTGVKDPALPDTLYVTELVAQGVVNTMPEKTLEATFDHGVIVGDTITGGYDEAREVFAGLASLGVDFDDVTQVLEDEGVAKFIDSWHDLLAQVSEGLEAQR; from the coding sequence ATGAGCACCCCCACCGCAGACCTCGCCGCCGCCGGCGTCAGCATCTGGCTCGACGACCTCTCCCGCACTCGCATCGCCTCCGGGAATCTCGCCGACCTGATCGCCTCGCGCAACGTCGTCGGCGTCACGACGAACCCGACGATCTTTGCGAACGCGATCACCGACAAGAACGACACCTCCTACGACGCTCAGGTGACCGAGCTCGCCGCATCCGGCGCCACTGCCGAGGAGGCCGTGTTCGCGGCCACCACGCAGGATGTCGCCGCGGCACTCGACGTGTTCCGCCCGGTGTGGGAAGCCTCCGGCCACGTCGACGGACGCGTCTCGATCGAGGTCTCCCCCGACTTGGCGCACGACACCGCCGGCACCGTGGCTCAGGCCAAGGAGCTGTGGGCGAAGGTCGATCGCCCGAACCTGCTGGTCAAGATCCCCGCGACGAAGGCCGGCCTTCCCGCGATCGCCGACGCGATCGGGGCGGGCATCAGTGTCAACGTGACGCTGATCTTCAGCCTGGAGCGGTACGCCGCGGTCATCGACGCCTACCTGACCGGTCTGGAGACCGCCAAGGCAGCCGGCATCGACCTGTCGACCATCCACTCCGTCGCATCGTTCTTCGTCTCGCGCGTCGACACCGAGACCGACAAGCGTCTCACCGCTATCGGGTCGGATGCCGCCCTGGCGCTGAAGAACAAGGCCGGTCTTGCCAACGCACGCCTCGCCTACGAGCTCTACGAGCAGACGTTCGCCGGTGACCGCGCCCAGGCTCTCCTGGATGCCGGCGCCAACCCGCAGCGTCCCCTGTGGGCGTCGACCGGTGTGAAGGACCCGGCACTGCCGGACACCCTGTACGTCACCGAGCTCGTGGCGCAGGGCGTCGTCAACACGATGCCGGAGAAGACCCTCGAGGCGACCTTCGACCACGGCGTCATCGTCGGTGACACGATCACCGGCGGCTACGACGAGGCCCGTGAGGTCTTCGCCGGACTCGCCTCGCTCGGCGTCGACTTCGACGACGTCACCCAGGTGCTCGAGGACGAGGGCGTCGCGAAGTTCATCGACTCGTGGCACGACCTTCTGGCCCAGGTCTCCGAGGGCCTGGAAGCCCAGCGATGA
- the pgl gene encoding 6-phosphogluconolactonase → MEAASAEKRVVVESTPAALAARVADRFLTRLGARTRNGRIAHIALTGGSMGGAVLRAAAEDPRSAQIDWSLVHFWWGDERFVARDHADRNSVQSRQALLDHIPVPAENVHEVAGSDSGVTLDEAAAAYAAELARFGTDEQPWPSFAVCFLGVGPDGHIASLFPDRPEVGVTDAAVLPVRDSPKPPPERVTLTRPVLNSSKRVWLVLTGADKASALGLALAGASYSSVPAAGAKGRKRTIFFVDEAAASEVSPDLIDRSY, encoded by the coding sequence ATGGAAGCAGCATCCGCAGAGAAGCGGGTCGTTGTCGAATCAACCCCTGCGGCCCTGGCCGCACGCGTTGCCGACCGTTTCCTGACGCGCCTCGGTGCGCGGACGCGGAACGGACGGATCGCGCATATCGCGCTGACCGGCGGGTCGATGGGCGGTGCCGTGCTCCGTGCGGCCGCAGAAGACCCTCGCTCGGCTCAGATCGACTGGTCGCTCGTGCACTTCTGGTGGGGCGACGAGCGTTTCGTCGCCCGGGACCACGCCGACCGCAACTCCGTTCAGTCCCGGCAGGCTCTTCTCGATCACATCCCGGTCCCTGCCGAGAACGTGCACGAGGTGGCTGGGTCCGACTCCGGCGTCACCCTCGACGAAGCGGCGGCGGCGTATGCTGCGGAGCTCGCACGTTTCGGAACCGATGAGCAGCCCTGGCCCTCGTTCGCGGTGTGTTTCCTCGGTGTCGGTCCTGATGGCCACATCGCCTCGCTCTTCCCCGACCGCCCGGAGGTGGGCGTGACGGATGCCGCTGTTCTTCCCGTGCGCGACTCCCCCAAGCCGCCGCCGGAGCGGGTCACACTCACCCGGCCCGTACTGAACTCGTCCAAGCGCGTATGGCTGGTTCTCACGGGCGCGGACAAGGCGTCGGCGCTCGGGCTTGCTCTGGCCGGCGCCAGTTACTCCAGCGTGCCGGCTGCTGGCGCGAAGGGGCGCAAGCGGACGATCTTCTTCGTGGATGAGGCGGCCGCGTCCGAGGTCTCCCCCGACCTGATCGATCGATCCTACTGA
- a CDS encoding ATP-binding cassette domain-containing protein, with product MSRRPESSNVIDCADLVIDRIGHGAPTRAVDGVTFSLAPGELICVAGPTGSGKSTLVAALAGSTDPSVRIVGGTAQVCGVDVRRPGRRHRLLTYHTGFVPQGAGANLPPRLTVHEVIAEPILLREKRVNTKALSIRVATLLDELHLPLGTADKFPYELSAGMRQRVAVARSFVLEPKVLIADEPLANLDLEVRPVVFGAITRRRKEQGMGALLVTNDAAFIRELNAETLMLRGGHVVARGVGKDLLWVPNAEADSRH from the coding sequence ATGTCGCGTCGGCCCGAATCCTCGAATGTGATCGACTGCGCCGACCTGGTGATCGATCGCATCGGGCACGGAGCACCGACTCGTGCGGTCGACGGCGTGACCTTCAGCCTGGCGCCCGGTGAACTGATCTGCGTGGCTGGTCCCACCGGATCCGGGAAGTCGACTCTGGTGGCAGCTCTCGCCGGTTCCACTGATCCCTCCGTGCGTATCGTCGGCGGAACCGCCCAGGTGTGCGGTGTCGACGTGCGCAGACCAGGGCGCCGCCATCGACTGCTCACGTACCACACCGGCTTCGTGCCCCAGGGCGCCGGCGCGAATCTGCCGCCGCGTCTGACCGTGCACGAGGTGATCGCCGAGCCGATCCTCCTCCGGGAGAAGCGGGTGAACACGAAAGCGCTCTCGATCCGGGTCGCCACGCTCCTCGACGAGCTTCACCTCCCGCTCGGCACCGCAGACAAGTTCCCGTACGAGCTGAGCGCCGGCATGCGCCAGCGCGTCGCCGTCGCCCGCTCCTTCGTCCTGGAACCCAAGGTGCTCATCGCCGATGAGCCGCTCGCCAACCTCGACCTCGAAGTGCGTCCTGTCGTGTTCGGTGCGATCACGCGGCGCCGTAAGGAGCAGGGGATGGGCGCGCTGCTCGTCACGAACGATGCGGCCTTCATTCGCGAGTTGAACGCCGAGACTCTGATGCTTCGAGGCGGGCACGTCGTCGCGAGAGGCGTCGGCAAGGACCTGCTCTGGGTGCCGAACGCCGAGGCGGATTCCCGACACTGA
- a CDS encoding glucose-6-phosphate isomerase, with protein MTFSIHTSGAPRTAIDEVVPGLVRDLIASRLTGGDASLWGPDAEAEAAVRLGWVEAVSISRPLVAEIVALRGELAAKGVNRVVLAGMGGSSLAPEVIAQTAGVPLTILDSTAPGQVLAALDEGVENTVLVVSSKSGSTVETDSQRRTFEAAFRDLGIDPAERIVVVTDPGSPLDASAREAGYRVFNADPNVGGRYSALTAFGLVPSGLAGVDVDELLNEAEASLLEVAVDSADNPALRLAAAIAGTSPRRDKLGLVTDGTHINGLPDWIEQLIAESTGKRGTGILPVVLLPVSPELDALPNDLQIVRLVDDANEFHLHERHPGEILVSGTLGAQFIVWEFATAIAGILLGIDPFDQPDVESAKIAARGLLDARPEQTAAVFVENGVEVRVSDPALAASGTVEGVLDALWAQLPADGYVSIQAYVNRLDVPQLQGLRELVAADSGRPTTFGWGPRFLHSTGQYHKGGPAQGVFLQILERTDVDLEIPERPFTFGQLIEAQAAGDAAVLAEHGRPVVSLTITDSSADVLALFEAAQK; from the coding sequence ATGACCTTCTCGATCCACACGTCCGGGGCACCCCGGACAGCGATCGACGAGGTCGTCCCCGGCCTCGTCCGTGACCTGATCGCTTCGCGCCTCACCGGCGGCGACGCGAGTCTGTGGGGTCCGGATGCCGAGGCAGAGGCAGCCGTCCGTCTGGGCTGGGTGGAAGCCGTCTCAATCTCCCGCCCGCTGGTCGCCGAGATCGTCGCCCTGCGCGGCGAACTGGCTGCCAAGGGCGTGAACCGCGTCGTCCTCGCCGGCATGGGCGGATCGTCGCTCGCGCCGGAGGTCATCGCGCAGACGGCGGGAGTCCCCCTCACGATCCTCGACTCGACGGCGCCAGGGCAGGTCCTGGCCGCGCTCGATGAGGGCGTGGAGAACACCGTGCTCGTCGTCTCGTCGAAGTCCGGCTCCACGGTCGAGACCGATTCGCAGCGCCGCACCTTCGAGGCCGCGTTCCGCGATCTCGGCATCGACCCGGCCGAGCGCATCGTGGTCGTCACCGACCCCGGCTCGCCGCTGGATGCCTCGGCTCGCGAGGCCGGCTACCGCGTGTTCAACGCCGACCCGAACGTCGGCGGCCGCTACTCCGCACTGACGGCATTCGGCCTCGTTCCGAGCGGTCTCGCCGGCGTCGACGTCGACGAGCTGTTGAACGAAGCAGAAGCGTCTCTGCTCGAAGTCGCCGTCGACTCCGCCGACAACCCGGCGCTGCGCCTCGCAGCGGCGATCGCCGGCACCAGCCCGCGCCGCGACAAGCTCGGCCTGGTCACGGACGGCACGCACATCAACGGGCTGCCCGACTGGATCGAGCAGCTGATCGCCGAATCCACGGGTAAGCGCGGCACCGGCATCCTCCCGGTCGTCCTGCTGCCGGTCTCGCCGGAGCTCGACGCGCTGCCTAACGACCTGCAGATCGTCAGGCTCGTCGACGATGCGAACGAGTTCCATCTGCACGAGCGCCACCCGGGCGAGATCCTCGTCAGCGGCACGCTGGGCGCGCAGTTCATCGTCTGGGAGTTCGCCACCGCGATCGCCGGCATTCTGCTCGGAATCGACCCGTTCGATCAGCCGGATGTCGAGTCGGCGAAGATCGCCGCACGCGGCCTGCTGGACGCGCGACCTGAGCAGACGGCTGCCGTGTTCGTCGAGAACGGCGTCGAGGTACGGGTGTCCGACCCGGCTCTCGCGGCTTCCGGAACGGTGGAGGGCGTGCTCGATGCTCTCTGGGCGCAGCTGCCCGCTGACGGCTACGTGTCGATCCAGGCCTACGTCAATCGTCTCGACGTGCCGCAGCTGCAGGGTCTGCGCGAGCTGGTCGCCGCCGATTCCGGTCGCCCGACCACCTTCGGCTGGGGACCGCGGTTCCTGCACTCCACCGGTCAGTACCACAAGGGCGGGCCTGCCCAGGGTGTGTTCCTGCAGATCCTGGAGCGCACCGACGTCGACCTGGAGATCCCGGAGCGACCGTTCACCTTCGGACAGCTCATCGAGGCCCAGGCCGCCGGTGACGCCGCTGTCCTCGCCGAACACGGCCGCCCGGTCGTGTCCCTCACGATCACGGACTCCTCGGCCGACGTGCTCGCCCTCTTCGAAGCCGCCCAGAAGTAG
- a CDS encoding CDP-alcohol phosphatidyltransferase family protein, giving the protein MNAVPAEPERARDWATLPNAITVLRLLLVVPITVLLVQDAAPVLTLVLLVLFGVSDWVDGYLARRLGQTSRTGALLDPFADRVGVAIIACGFVVAGHLPLWIAVVVVGVDLTLGVIWAITRPEQMPPATRLGKARTAIFMTGLALIGLGILPDLGIIGVIGQVICAVGAVLHLVVGFGYLRTLLRR; this is encoded by the coding sequence ATGAACGCCGTCCCGGCTGAGCCGGAGCGCGCCCGCGACTGGGCGACGCTCCCGAACGCGATCACCGTTCTGCGTCTGCTTCTCGTCGTTCCCATCACTGTGCTGCTGGTGCAGGATGCTGCTCCCGTGCTGACCCTCGTCCTGCTGGTGCTGTTCGGCGTGAGCGATTGGGTGGACGGCTATCTGGCGCGGCGCCTCGGGCAGACGAGTCGGACGGGAGCGCTCCTGGACCCCTTCGCCGACCGCGTGGGCGTTGCCATCATCGCGTGCGGTTTCGTGGTCGCCGGCCACCTGCCGCTGTGGATCGCAGTCGTCGTCGTCGGCGTCGATCTCACACTCGGCGTGATCTGGGCGATCACCCGGCCGGAGCAGATGCCCCCGGCCACTCGACTGGGGAAGGCGCGCACGGCGATCTTCATGACGGGACTCGCCCTGATCGGATTGGGAATCCTGCCCGACCTCGGCATCATCGGTGTGATCGGCCAGGTCATCTGCGCCGTCGGCGCCGTGCTTCATCTGGTCGTCGGATTCGGATACCTTCGGACACTGCTTCGGCGTTGA
- a CDS encoding glucose-6-phosphate dehydrogenase assembly protein OpcA encodes MIIDLPDTTVSQVAKQLVKTREEGGAVALGRVLTLVIAARNGVAEAAIDAANDASREHPMRVIVLTTGSGESRLDAQIRVGGDAGASEVVVLRAFGDAASNEESLITGLLLPDAPVVAWWPEEAPLAPAQSPLGKIAQRRITDAATASDVRDRLARLGETHAPGDTDLAWTRLTHWREQLAAVLDQPPYDAVTAVEVRGASASPSTALLAAWLQMALDVPVRWSYEDPEHWQEGIKSVRLTRAAGDILLERPTPGVAVLTQPEQPNHDLHLPRRTLRECLAEELRRLDPDVLYGRVITEGWEKLGPPETGE; translated from the coding sequence GTGATCATCGACCTTCCCGATACGACCGTCAGCCAGGTCGCGAAGCAGCTCGTCAAGACGCGCGAAGAGGGCGGCGCAGTCGCCCTCGGTCGCGTGCTCACCCTCGTCATCGCGGCACGCAACGGCGTAGCCGAGGCCGCGATCGACGCTGCCAACGACGCTTCTCGCGAGCACCCGATGCGCGTCATCGTCCTCACCACCGGTTCGGGAGAGTCCCGTCTGGACGCGCAGATCCGCGTCGGCGGCGACGCCGGAGCCAGTGAGGTCGTGGTGCTCCGCGCATTCGGCGACGCCGCCAGCAACGAAGAGAGCCTCATCACCGGACTGCTTCTTCCCGATGCGCCGGTCGTCGCCTGGTGGCCGGAGGAAGCACCGCTGGCACCAGCGCAATCCCCGCTCGGCAAGATCGCCCAGCGTCGGATCACGGATGCCGCCACGGCATCCGACGTGCGCGATCGTCTCGCCCGACTCGGCGAGACCCACGCGCCGGGCGACACCGACCTCGCGTGGACGCGTCTCACCCACTGGCGCGAGCAGCTCGCCGCCGTACTCGACCAACCGCCGTACGACGCCGTCACCGCGGTCGAGGTGCGCGGAGCCTCCGCTTCGCCTTCGACCGCCCTGCTCGCCGCGTGGCTGCAGATGGCGCTCGACGTCCCGGTGCGGTGGTCGTACGAGGACCCGGAGCACTGGCAGGAGGGCATCAAATCCGTGCGTCTGACGCGTGCTGCCGGAGACATCCTGCTGGAGCGCCCGACACCCGGTGTCGCCGTACTCACGCAGCCGGAGCAGCCGAATCATGACCTGCACCTGCCGCGCCGCACGCTCCGCGAGTGCCTCGCTGAGGAGCTTCGTCGCCTGGACCCGGATGTCCTGTACGGTCGAGTGATAACCGAAGGCTGGGAGAAACTGGGCCCGCCCGAGACGGGAGAGTGA
- the def gene encoding peptide deformylase: MAVLPIRIMGDPVLHSPASVVEEITDDIRALVADMYETMDTAPGVGLAAPQVGVPLRLYTYSYVDDDDEPWRGVLINPVLWMAPLEPGDPDPDLESEGCLSFPGERFPLRRSDRVLVTGTDLDGADVRIEVDGWRARIMQHEFDHLDGILYVDRLSDGDWKTVQKIARKRGWGRAGSSWTPGIDDLEG; this comes from the coding sequence GTGGCTGTACTTCCGATTCGCATCATGGGCGACCCCGTTCTGCACTCCCCCGCATCCGTCGTCGAAGAGATCACAGACGACATCCGCGCACTCGTCGCCGACATGTACGAAACCATGGATACGGCACCGGGTGTGGGTCTCGCCGCTCCCCAGGTCGGCGTGCCACTGCGGCTCTACACCTACTCCTACGTCGACGACGACGACGAGCCCTGGCGCGGCGTTCTGATCAACCCGGTCCTGTGGATGGCACCGCTCGAACCCGGCGATCCCGACCCTGACCTGGAATCCGAGGGGTGCCTCTCGTTCCCTGGAGAGCGATTCCCGCTGCGGCGTTCCGATCGGGTACTCGTCACCGGCACGGACCTGGATGGCGCAGACGTTCGCATCGAAGTCGATGGGTGGCGTGCCCGCATCATGCAGCACGAGTTCGACCACCTCGACGGCATCCTGTACGTCGACCGTCTCTCCGACGGCGACTGGAAGACGGTGCAGAAGATCGCCCGCAAACGCGGCTGGGGCCGTGCCGGTTCGAGTTGGACTCCGGGGATCGACGACCTCGAAGGTTGA
- a CDS encoding DMT family transporter — protein sequence MSAGVWTNGADVVGDHLVGAFQNPGLLLGIPLALAGAVFMSLGAQYQHRGVEKVELLSGADGASGLNMNQIKRLMTRPSWLLGTLMLALAVICQLAALVQAPLIVVQPLGAIALVMTTLLNARISGHSPTKQSITAITCCVGGIFLFVFFAAIFATEQEIDERQLFVILAVLLVVIIILGAFWLILRHRMRALFYVIGAGILYGFVATLAKVVIKRVQAGDFEWVTVVCVIALLAAAAVGAYFVQTAYSSGPPDLVIAGLTVVDPLIAVLIGMVVLGEAAAAPWWVLIIFAVAGAIAVWGVVGLARFHPQVLSESQELGIPRGSDDSAAGAPSTSADPRRSTGPESPQ from the coding sequence GTGAGCGCAGGCGTATGGACAAATGGGGCGGATGTCGTCGGTGACCACCTTGTCGGCGCATTCCAGAACCCGGGGCTGCTGCTGGGAATCCCGCTCGCTCTCGCCGGGGCCGTCTTCATGTCGCTCGGTGCGCAGTACCAGCACCGCGGGGTCGAGAAGGTAGAACTTCTCAGCGGCGCGGACGGCGCCAGCGGCCTCAACATGAACCAGATCAAGCGGTTGATGACCCGGCCCTCCTGGCTTCTGGGCACGTTGATGCTCGCCCTCGCCGTGATCTGCCAGCTGGCCGCGCTCGTGCAGGCGCCGCTGATCGTCGTTCAGCCGCTCGGCGCGATCGCATTGGTGATGACGACGCTGCTCAACGCGCGGATCTCGGGGCACTCGCCGACCAAGCAATCGATCACCGCGATCACCTGCTGCGTCGGTGGCATCTTCCTGTTCGTGTTCTTCGCGGCGATCTTCGCCACGGAGCAGGAGATCGACGAACGTCAACTGTTCGTGATCCTGGCCGTGCTGCTCGTCGTGATCATCATCCTGGGCGCCTTCTGGCTCATCCTCAGGCACCGTATGCGTGCCCTCTTCTACGTGATCGGCGCCGGCATCCTCTACGGCTTCGTCGCGACCCTCGCGAAGGTCGTCATCAAGCGCGTCCAGGCCGGGGACTTCGAGTGGGTCACGGTCGTGTGCGTGATCGCGCTCCTTGCTGCTGCCGCCGTCGGTGCCTACTTCGTGCAGACCGCGTACAGCTCGGGCCCGCCCGACCTGGTGATCGCCGGGCTCACTGTCGTCGATCCGCTCATCGCCGTGCTCATCGGCATGGTCGTGCTCGGCGAAGCGGCAGCCGCGCCGTGGTGGGTCCTCATCATCTTCGCGGTCGCCGGAGCGATCGCGGTGTGGGGTGTCGTGGGGCTCGCCCGATTCCATCCCCAGGTGCTCAGCGAGAGCCAGGAGCTGGGCATCCCGCGCGGCAGTGACGATTCAGCGGCCGGCGCGCCTTCGACGAGTGCGGATCCGCGCCGTTCGACGGGGCCGGAGAGCCCTCAGTAG
- the zwf gene encoding glucose-6-phosphate dehydrogenase produces the protein MTVPISRGHNPLRDPDDRRLNRIAGPSALVIFGVTGDLSRKKLMPAVYDLANRGLLPPGFALVGFARRDWEDQDFAQVVYDAVKQYARTPFREETWTQLLQGIRFVSGEFDNPESFRKLRETVDHLDVERGTMGNHAFYLSIPPKAFPVVAKQLKDSGLVGDEDDDDQCWRRVVIEKPFGHDLESARELNDALEVAFSADSIFRIDHYLGKETVQNILALRFANELYEPIWNRNYVDHVQITMAEDIGVGGRAGYYDGVGAARDVIQNHLLQLLALTAMEEPISLSAEHLRAEKEKVLAAVHVPEDLSLATARGQYAGGWQGGEQVTGFLDEDGMNPESATETYAAIKLEIDTRRWAGVPFYLRTGKRLGRRVTEVAVVFKRAPEHLFGRSNASELGQNALVIRVQPDEGVTIRFGSKVPGNGTNVRDVTMDFGYGHAFTEASPEAYERLILDVLLGDPPLFPRHEEVELSWKILDPVEKFWAAEGGPVEQYAPGSWGPASADALLARDGRVWRRP, from the coding sequence ATGACTGTTCCCATCTCGCGCGGGCACAATCCGCTGCGCGACCCCGATGATCGTCGACTCAACCGGATTGCCGGGCCCAGCGCCCTCGTGATCTTCGGCGTGACCGGCGACCTGTCGCGCAAGAAGCTCATGCCCGCGGTCTACGACCTCGCCAATCGCGGCCTGCTCCCGCCGGGATTCGCGCTGGTCGGCTTCGCCCGCCGCGACTGGGAGGACCAGGACTTCGCGCAGGTCGTGTACGACGCGGTCAAGCAGTATGCGCGCACGCCGTTCCGCGAAGAAACGTGGACGCAGCTGCTTCAGGGCATCCGGTTCGTCTCCGGGGAGTTCGACAACCCGGAGTCGTTCCGCAAGCTCCGCGAGACCGTGGACCACCTCGATGTCGAACGCGGCACGATGGGCAACCACGCGTTCTACCTGTCCATCCCGCCGAAGGCGTTCCCCGTCGTCGCCAAGCAGCTCAAGGACTCCGGGCTCGTCGGCGACGAGGATGACGACGACCAGTGCTGGCGACGCGTCGTCATCGAGAAGCCGTTCGGGCACGACCTCGAGTCGGCACGAGAGTTGAACGACGCACTCGAGGTCGCGTTCTCGGCGGACTCGATCTTCCGCATCGACCACTACCTCGGCAAGGAGACGGTGCAGAACATCCTGGCGCTGCGCTTCGCGAACGAGCTGTACGAACCGATCTGGAATCGCAACTACGTCGACCACGTGCAGATCACCATGGCCGAGGACATCGGCGTGGGTGGTCGTGCCGGCTACTACGACGGCGTGGGCGCCGCGCGCGACGTCATCCAGAACCACCTCCTGCAGCTGCTCGCGCTCACCGCGATGGAAGAGCCGATCAGCCTGTCCGCCGAGCACCTGCGGGCGGAGAAGGAGAAGGTCCTCGCGGCCGTCCACGTGCCGGAGGATCTGTCGCTCGCGACAGCCCGCGGCCAGTACGCCGGCGGCTGGCAGGGTGGCGAGCAGGTCACCGGCTTCCTCGACGAGGACGGCATGAACCCCGAGTCGGCCACCGAGACGTACGCCGCGATCAAGCTGGAGATCGACACGCGCCGCTGGGCCGGCGTGCCGTTCTACCTGCGCACCGGCAAGCGTCTCGGCCGACGCGTGACCGAGGTCGCCGTCGTCTTCAAGCGGGCGCCCGAACACCTTTTCGGTCGCAGCAACGCCTCCGAGCTCGGGCAGAACGCGCTCGTGATCCGGGTGCAGCCCGACGAGGGCGTCACGATCCGCTTCGGATCCAAGGTGCCGGGCAACGGCACCAACGTGCGCGACGTGACGATGGACTTCGGATACGGCCACGCCTTCACCGAGGCGAGCCCGGAGGCGTACGAGCGTCTGATCCTCGACGTCCTGCTGGGCGACCCGCCGCTGTTCCCCCGGCACGAAGAGGTCGAGCTCTCCTGGAAGATCCTCGACCCGGTGGAGAAGTTCTGGGCCGCCGAAGGCGGTCCGGTGGAGCAGTACGCGCCCGGTTCGTGGGGTCCGGCATCCGCCGATGCCCTGCTGGCCCGCGACGGACGAGTCTGGAGACGCCCGTGA